The Polyangiaceae bacterium genome includes a region encoding these proteins:
- a CDS encoding STAS-like domain-containing protein, which yields MARIHIATEYQSKRVTRSDGAELRAAIEKHWADAEPVVLDFAGVRIASVSFFDESLGRLALLHPVDELTTRVKVENIDPADRRLLDDIVRSRSRERTESDSAPLPG from the coding sequence ATGGCCCGCATTCACATCGCGACCGAGTACCAGTCGAAGCGCGTTACGCGCAGCGATGGCGCCGAGCTTCGCGCGGCGATCGAGAAGCACTGGGCCGACGCGGAGCCGGTCGTGCTCGACTTCGCAGGGGTCCGCATCGCCTCGGTATCCTTCTTCGACGAGAGCTTGGGACGCCTGGCGCTTCTGCATCCGGTCGATGAGCTCACGACGCGGGTGAAGGTCGAGAACATCGATCCGGCGGATCGCCGGCTTCTGGACGACATCGTTCGCTCGCGCTCGCGGGAACGAACGGAGTCCGATTCGGCTCCACTGCCTGGGTGA
- the ltrA gene encoding group II intron reverse transcriptase/maturase, which yields MSGQLELPLADRGEAPNNPRSEEVPMATHELVRSGASDLMMKVCERQNLQAALKRVKRNKGSPGIDGMTVSELPDYLRAHWHELREQLLTGAYRPAPVRRQLIPKGTGGMRELGIPTVLDRFIQQALLQVLQPMFDPSFSQHSHGFRPGRRAHDAVREAQRFVQEGRRWVVDVDLEKFFDRVNHDVLMGKLAKRIADKTMLGLIRRYLNAGIMVGGVVVERHEGTPQGGPLSPLLANVLLDDIDKELEKRGHAFVRYADDCNVYVRSRRAGERVMELLRRLYAKQRLQINESKSAVAHAFERQFLGFAYWAAPKREIRVRVAPKAVAAMKARVRRTTRRNGGRSLARVCEDLKAFLTGWKAYFDLAKTPKVFADLDRWIRRRLRMLQLKQWRRGRTVFRELVSRGLTVWRSRRGAANHRRWWRSAIRDIQIALPNSLFDELGVPRLAA from the coding sequence ATGTCCGGGCAACTGGAGCTCCCGCTGGCAGATAGGGGTGAAGCCCCGAACAACCCGCGGAGCGAGGAAGTGCCGATGGCGACGCATGAGCTCGTACGCTCGGGAGCGAGCGACCTGATGATGAAGGTGTGTGAACGCCAGAATCTTCAGGCCGCGTTGAAACGAGTGAAAAGGAACAAGGGCAGTCCTGGTATCGATGGGATGACCGTAAGCGAGTTGCCCGACTACCTGCGCGCTCACTGGCACGAGCTCCGCGAGCAGTTGCTCACGGGGGCGTATCGGCCCGCGCCGGTGAGACGGCAGCTAATTCCCAAGGGAACCGGCGGAATGCGAGAGCTCGGCATTCCTACGGTGCTCGATCGGTTCATCCAGCAGGCCCTGCTTCAGGTCCTGCAACCGATGTTCGATCCGAGCTTCTCGCAGCACAGCCACGGCTTTCGACCCGGGCGGCGCGCACACGACGCTGTTCGTGAAGCGCAACGCTTCGTGCAAGAGGGCCGGCGGTGGGTGGTCGATGTCGATCTGGAGAAATTCTTCGATCGCGTCAACCACGACGTGCTGATGGGAAAGCTCGCGAAGCGGATCGCGGACAAGACGATGCTCGGACTCATCCGCCGCTACTTGAACGCCGGCATCATGGTCGGCGGAGTGGTGGTGGAACGGCACGAGGGAACGCCGCAAGGCGGGCCACTCTCGCCGTTGCTCGCGAACGTGCTGCTCGATGACATCGACAAGGAGCTGGAGAAGCGCGGACACGCCTTCGTGCGCTACGCCGATGACTGCAACGTTTACGTGCGGTCGCGGCGCGCCGGCGAGCGCGTGATGGAGCTGCTCCGGCGGCTCTACGCGAAGCAACGGCTCCAAATCAACGAGTCGAAAAGCGCGGTCGCACATGCCTTCGAGCGACAGTTTCTCGGTTTCGCATACTGGGCAGCGCCCAAACGCGAGATCCGAGTCCGCGTCGCACCGAAGGCCGTTGCAGCGATGAAAGCTCGAGTGCGGCGGACTACCCGCCGTAACGGCGGAAGAAGCCTGGCGCGGGTTTGCGAGGACTTGAAAGCATTCCTAACCGGATGGAAGGCATACTTCGATCTGGCCAAAACGCCGAAGGTCTTCGCCGATCTCGACCGTTGGATTCGACGCCGGCTGAGAATGCTCCAGCTCAAGCAGTGGCGACGCGGTCGCACCGTGTTTCGGGAGCTCGTGTCACGCGGTCTGACCGTGTGGCGCTCTCGTCGCGGTGCTGCCAACCACCGCCGTTGGTGGCGGAGCGCAATCAGAGACATCCAAATCGCACTTCCAAACTCGCTCTTCGACGAGCTGGGCGTACCCCGGCTCGCCGCGTGA
- a CDS encoding tyrosine-type recombinase/integrase has translation MRKRGGRYFVRFTVAGERVELATGARDSEEAARRASKLYSEHQLSAPARRLKVLGPELALVEIAATWIADIEGELDAATLDTFVIYARHFQAFFGSMAGITDAACAQYSRERLRKVKRQTVRKELSALRRFVRWCVQQGVLSREPHIPNPPPRATGTAYFKRRRSKATVITPAEALAIIEALPEWSKKPGGKLFPVRARIRFAWETALRPKTIDNLNVPEHYTRGSATLLITDEIDKARFGREIPLTEAARAAIDSVCPDVGVIFGRHHCRDRLTAAARAVLPPEKAATFTPYDLRHSRATEWAESGNLVGVAFLLGHKHISTTNRYTKPNEAAARRVLGVKDVARPTWELSVAA, from the coding sequence TTGCGCAAGCGCGGCGGGCGCTACTTCGTCCGCTTCACCGTCGCGGGCGAGCGCGTGGAGCTCGCCACGGGCGCAAGAGATTCTGAAGAAGCTGCAAGGCGTGCGTCCAAGCTCTACTCCGAGCACCAGCTCTCCGCACCGGCGCGCCGGCTGAAGGTTCTGGGCCCGGAGCTCGCGCTGGTCGAGATCGCCGCGACCTGGATCGCCGACATCGAAGGCGAGCTCGACGCCGCGACCCTCGACACCTTCGTGATCTACGCGCGCCACTTCCAGGCCTTCTTCGGCTCGATGGCGGGGATCACCGACGCCGCTTGCGCCCAGTACAGCCGCGAGCGCTTGCGGAAGGTGAAGCGCCAGACCGTCCGCAAGGAGCTGAGCGCACTCCGGCGCTTCGTGCGCTGGTGCGTGCAGCAGGGGGTGCTCTCGCGCGAGCCGCACATCCCGAACCCGCCGCCCCGCGCCACGGGAACGGCGTACTTCAAGCGTCGGCGAAGCAAAGCGACGGTAATCACGCCCGCGGAGGCGTTGGCGATCATCGAGGCGTTGCCCGAGTGGTCGAAGAAGCCCGGCGGCAAGCTGTTCCCGGTCCGCGCGCGGATCCGCTTCGCGTGGGAGACCGCGCTCCGTCCGAAGACGATCGACAACCTGAACGTGCCCGAGCACTACACTCGTGGATCGGCCACGCTGCTGATCACTGACGAGATCGACAAGGCGCGCTTCGGTCGGGAGATCCCCCTGACGGAAGCGGCGCGGGCCGCGATCGACTCGGTCTGCCCAGACGTCGGAGTCATCTTCGGGCGCCACCACTGCCGGGACCGGCTCACCGCGGCGGCCCGAGCGGTGCTGCCGCCGGAGAAGGCTGCGACGTTCACGCCGTACGACCTGCGGCACTCGCGGGCGACGGAATGGGCGGAGTCGGGGAACCTCGTCGGGGTCGCGTTCCTGCTCGGGCACAAGCACATCAGCACGACGAATCGGTACACCAAGCCGAATGAGGCGGCGGCGAGGAGGGTGTTGGGGGTGAAGGACGTGGCGCGGCCCACGTGGGAGCTCAGCGTCGCCGCGTGA
- a CDS encoding PEGA domain-containing protein, with protein MRTLLPLFAVIVSCSVLLSHGAQADPLKPTQTEIDRAHELFQRSKPLQDAKKYEEAAKLLTEAWSLQHSPDIATNLAMCEGMLGRYRDAAEHLSFALRNMPPSADAAQRERVAKAHAEAKREVVELNLTVAPERAEISIDGRTVGSAPFDGPLYVEPGERTITATAAGFVQKAEVVRAKKGQSVNVALVLERVASSPASSEQPANGVPPSPSSAPAPKSMLPVYIAGGVALVGLSGALVFELSRSSNATDAAALSDAVDPKGCGTGTATPSECADLHDKNLATNRAADLRNLSLIVGGAAVAIGIGYLLWPTSGSPSARTSAKTITAMPAVSPSQAGLFLSGTF; from the coding sequence ATGCGCACGCTACTTCCCCTCTTCGCCGTCATCGTGTCGTGCTCCGTGCTCTTGTCGCATGGCGCCCAGGCCGACCCACTCAAGCCGACTCAAACCGAGATTGATCGCGCACACGAGCTCTTCCAGCGCTCCAAGCCGCTTCAGGACGCGAAGAAATACGAAGAAGCCGCTAAGCTCCTGACGGAAGCGTGGTCGCTCCAACACAGCCCGGACATCGCGACCAACCTTGCGATGTGCGAAGGCATGCTCGGGCGATATCGCGATGCGGCAGAGCACCTGTCCTTCGCCCTGCGCAATATGCCGCCGAGCGCCGACGCTGCCCAGCGCGAGCGCGTCGCGAAGGCCCACGCGGAGGCGAAACGCGAGGTGGTCGAGCTCAACCTGACGGTCGCGCCAGAACGCGCCGAAATCTCGATCGACGGGCGCACCGTGGGCTCCGCACCCTTTGACGGACCGCTTTACGTCGAGCCCGGCGAGCGAACGATCACCGCAACCGCGGCGGGATTCGTGCAAAAAGCCGAGGTGGTGAGAGCCAAGAAGGGGCAAAGCGTGAACGTCGCCCTCGTTTTGGAGCGCGTCGCGTCGAGCCCAGCGAGCTCGGAGCAACCGGCCAACGGCGTTCCGCCCAGTCCCAGCTCGGCACCGGCACCAAAGAGCATGCTGCCTGTCTACATCGCGGGTGGCGTCGCCCTGGTGGGTCTCAGCGGCGCCCTGGTCTTCGAGCTCTCGCGCAGCTCGAATGCGACGGACGCCGCAGCCCTCTCCGACGCAGTCGATCCCAAGGGCTGCGGGACCGGCACAGCTACTCCCAGCGAGTGCGCCGACCTTCACGACAAGAACCTGGCAACGAATCGCGCCGCCGATCTCCGTAACCTCTCGCTGATAGTGGGCGGTGCCGCAGTCGCGATCGGCATCGGCTACCTGCTCTGGCCAACGTCCGGGAGCCCGTCTGCACGAACAAGCGCGAAGACCATCACCGCAATGCCCGCGGTCTCGCCGTCCCAAGCGGGCCTCTTCCTGTCCGGAACTTTTTGA
- a CDS encoding serine/threonine protein kinase codes for MTALQKNPFEGTPYRALRRLGAGGMGEVFEVEHEIVGKLMVAKVLRAELSKDAGTVDRMRVEAQVLARLEHPNIVSVSDFRTTADGRPFFVMELLQGCTVGQELRKAGPFSVEKAIEIMRQVLGALSAAHGLGLVHRDIKLDNVFLHRTPSGERVVKVLDFGVAKVLGGHGGRAPAPPSLPTAEGVIVGTPRYVSPEQVRGKDVDQRADIYGAGLMLYMLITGRGPFDHVNGRDDLFIAHLTDDPEPPSKYSEQAVPHELDAAILRALQKSPDDRFQTAQAFEVALASIASKRSTPMGWLETEPSPTPAAATALPTATIRTGAPVFEDTVQDRPAARRVVPTEVLEDRPPPSAPEVSTRTAPGVPPSPVPVPDPPPAPASGSTPASTYAAGIFAAIATSFVGLWVVQAPSAFAILGVLVASVVAAALAATIAARFAR; via the coding sequence ATGACCGCACTGCAAAAGAACCCCTTCGAAGGCACCCCTTACCGGGCCCTGCGCCGCCTCGGCGCAGGTGGCATGGGCGAGGTCTTCGAGGTGGAGCACGAGATCGTCGGAAAGTTGATGGTCGCGAAGGTGCTTCGGGCGGAGTTATCGAAGGACGCGGGGACCGTCGATCGGATGCGGGTCGAGGCCCAGGTCCTTGCGCGGCTCGAGCACCCGAACATCGTCAGCGTCAGCGACTTCCGGACCACCGCGGACGGCCGCCCCTTCTTCGTCATGGAGCTGCTTCAGGGCTGCACCGTGGGGCAGGAGCTCCGGAAAGCTGGCCCGTTCAGCGTCGAGAAGGCGATCGAAATCATGCGACAGGTCTTGGGTGCGCTCTCCGCCGCTCACGGCCTCGGTCTCGTGCACCGCGACATCAAGCTCGACAACGTGTTCCTGCACCGCACTCCGAGCGGCGAGCGCGTGGTCAAGGTCCTCGACTTCGGTGTCGCGAAGGTGCTCGGCGGCCACGGAGGTAGGGCACCGGCGCCACCCTCGCTCCCGACAGCAGAAGGCGTGATCGTGGGTACGCCGCGTTACGTCAGTCCCGAACAGGTACGGGGCAAGGATGTCGATCAGCGAGCCGACATCTACGGCGCCGGGCTGATGCTCTACATGTTGATCACCGGGCGTGGCCCGTTCGATCACGTAAACGGACGCGATGACTTGTTCATCGCCCATCTGACTGACGATCCCGAGCCGCCGTCGAAATACTCGGAGCAGGCTGTGCCACACGAGCTGGACGCCGCGATTCTGCGTGCGCTCCAGAAGTCGCCGGACGACCGCTTTCAAACCGCGCAGGCTTTCGAGGTGGCCCTGGCATCGATCGCCTCGAAGCGAAGCACGCCGATGGGATGGCTCGAGACCGAGCCAAGCCCAACGCCGGCTGCGGCGACGGCCCTACCAACCGCCACGATCCGAACCGGCGCGCCAGTGTTCGAAGACACGGTGCAAGACCGCCCGGCCGCCCGCCGAGTCGTGCCGACGGAAGTCCTGGAGGACCGCCCGCCGCCGTCAGCTCCCGAGGTCTCGACGCGGACCGCCCCGGGCGTCCCGCCTTCACCCGTGCCGGTGCCCGACCCCCCGCCCGCGCCCGCTTCGGGTTCGACGCCCGCCAGCACCTATGCGGCCGGGATCTTCGCTGCGATCGCGACATCCTTCGTGGGGCTCTGGGTGGTCCAGGCGCCGTCGGCTTTCGCCATCCTCGGAGTGCTCGTGGCCAGCGTCGTGGCCGCCGCGCTGGCGGCGACGATCGCCGCGAGATTCGCGCGCTGA
- a CDS encoding protein kinase, with the protein MSCRATGVCSLGTWDVGVMVDASGYSDRGDDPFKPGDVVEGRYKVIRRLSAGGVGAVYEVEHAFTGMHVALKALHNQSGDNPERMRAEARTLAEMRHPNIVQITDGGVTDRTVWFTMELLDGRTLREEILRAGPLSIARALRFGMQVAEGVAVAHAAGVIHRDLKPENIFVVAESDSIKILDFGTSKITSKQRRSQMLKTTDRFRLIGTQAYMPPERLRAGLADARADVYAVGHMLYEMIAGRHCWSEGPGPLDLPPPQELGLRQIYTIPRPLREHAPDVPEFIEALVLTALAKDPDHRQQTMQEMAAALRSALERYKREHPVEPPRRVQTAAPAGETVEATTREQPLWVASRPPQQAFEDRARIDALLVCGAARFAAGSTEPDELEKGLKATALAEVADPARRGMLRVIAHASAEANPKWRESVRRVICWIGRSEGPEHEQALQQLVRSLEKRGWKPAGDRIEPLWHADLALGAVMLLDPERRLDSAENALVRLRDLGDDVQSLAVSVMVAFARTPAALHPAPRGALLALLLGGPEDSELAHSELAQFVLNAAAASGPAPPRVAAVPVAPRRPAATPMAPTVASPPLAMAQPVRKASPPPAPAKIGWVIGIGALASGLVLAGGFAMKSRANAPAAPEASAAEEERAETPPPPIASAVPTASVAEPRPSDSASSVVAPKPKETRPAADVPAARRAPRPTASATRLPASGL; encoded by the coding sequence TTGTCGTGCCGTGCGACAGGAGTATGCTCGCTCGGCACCTGGGACGTGGGCGTGATGGTGGACGCGAGCGGCTACTCCGACCGAGGTGATGACCCGTTCAAGCCCGGGGATGTCGTCGAGGGCCGCTACAAGGTGATCCGGCGCCTCAGCGCCGGCGGAGTCGGTGCAGTCTACGAGGTCGAGCACGCCTTCACCGGCATGCACGTCGCGCTCAAGGCCCTGCACAACCAGAGCGGGGACAACCCGGAGCGCATGCGAGCCGAGGCCCGAACGCTCGCCGAGATGCGACACCCAAACATCGTGCAGATCACCGACGGTGGAGTGACCGACCGCACGGTGTGGTTCACGATGGAGCTGCTCGACGGGCGCACGCTACGAGAGGAGATCCTCCGCGCAGGCCCGCTGAGCATCGCGCGCGCCCTGCGCTTCGGGATGCAAGTCGCGGAGGGAGTCGCGGTCGCTCATGCCGCTGGTGTCATCCACCGCGACCTTAAGCCCGAGAATATCTTCGTGGTCGCCGAGAGCGACAGCATCAAGATCCTCGATTTCGGCACCAGCAAGATCACGAGCAAGCAGCGGCGGTCACAGATGCTGAAGACCACCGATCGCTTCCGACTCATCGGCACCCAGGCGTACATGCCGCCCGAACGGCTGCGCGCCGGGCTCGCCGACGCGCGGGCCGACGTTTACGCGGTCGGTCACATGCTCTACGAGATGATCGCGGGCCGGCACTGTTGGAGCGAAGGCCCGGGCCCGCTCGATCTCCCGCCGCCGCAGGAGCTCGGCCTCCGGCAGATCTACACCATCCCCCGCCCGCTGCGAGAGCACGCCCCCGACGTCCCGGAGTTCATCGAGGCGCTGGTGCTCACGGCGCTTGCAAAGGATCCGGATCACCGGCAGCAGACGATGCAGGAGATGGCCGCGGCGCTCCGCTCTGCACTCGAGCGCTACAAGCGCGAACACCCAGTCGAACCACCTCGCAGGGTTCAGACCGCTGCGCCGGCAGGCGAAACGGTTGAGGCGACCACACGCGAGCAGCCTCTTTGGGTGGCATCGAGGCCGCCGCAGCAAGCCTTCGAGGATCGCGCGCGTATCGATGCGCTCCTGGTCTGTGGCGCTGCGCGATTCGCCGCTGGGTCGACAGAGCCGGATGAGCTCGAGAAGGGCCTGAAAGCGACCGCGCTAGCCGAGGTCGCGGATCCGGCGCGACGCGGAATGCTGCGCGTAATCGCGCACGCGTCCGCGGAGGCCAATCCGAAGTGGCGAGAGTCTGTGCGCCGCGTGATTTGTTGGATCGGGCGCTCCGAGGGTCCCGAGCACGAGCAAGCCCTCCAGCAGTTGGTGCGCTCGCTCGAGAAACGCGGCTGGAAACCCGCCGGCGATCGGATCGAGCCACTGTGGCACGCGGATCTCGCGCTCGGCGCCGTGATGCTGCTCGACCCCGAACGACGCCTCGACTCCGCCGAGAACGCGCTCGTTCGCCTGCGAGACCTCGGCGACGATGTGCAGAGCCTGGCGGTCTCGGTCATGGTCGCGTTCGCGCGAACGCCGGCTGCGCTGCACCCCGCGCCACGCGGGGCCCTCCTCGCGCTCTTGCTCGGCGGCCCCGAGGACTCGGAGCTCGCTCACTCGGAGCTCGCGCAGTTCGTGCTGAACGCGGCCGCCGCAAGTGGTCCCGCGCCGCCGCGGGTCGCCGCAGTACCGGTCGCACCCCGGCGTCCCGCTGCCACGCCAATGGCGCCGACGGTGGCATCACCGCCCCTGGCAATGGCTCAGCCGGTGCGAAAAGCGTCGCCGCCGCCAGCACCGGCGAAGATCGGATGGGTGATCGGGATCGGCGCTCTGGCATCGGGGCTCGTGCTCGCGGGTGGGTTCGCCATGAAGTCGCGCGCCAACGCGCCGGCGGCGCCCGAAGCGTCGGCCGCAGAGGAAGAGCGCGCGGAAACGCCCCCGCCACCGATCGCGAGCGCGGTGCCGACAGCAAGCGTGGCTGAGCCGCGACCTAGTGATTCCGCAAGTTCCGTAGTCGCTCCGAAGCCCAAAGAGACGCGTCCGGCGGCGGATGTGCCGGCGGCGCGAAGGGCGCCCCGTCCCACGGCCTCGGCGACACGCTTGCCGGCGTCGGGGTTGTGA
- a CDS encoding DUF1554 domain-containing protein gives MVAAGGLPNGLEAADKLCQNAGSALGGSWRAYLSGKGSNNLATNAIDRIIDVSPWYLLDGTSLAFPSKQSLTTGPTVPVKIDEKLKVYDVSEPAKWVWTGTAANGTQSSERCGEWANQSTMLGRYGTLMATDATWVTLNTHYCSDIGRLYCFEQ, from the coding sequence ATGGTCGCTGCGGGCGGGCTGCCCAACGGACTAGAAGCGGCGGACAAGCTCTGCCAGAACGCTGGCAGCGCCCTCGGTGGATCGTGGCGCGCGTACCTCTCCGGCAAGGGCTCGAACAATCTGGCGACCAATGCCATCGACCGAATCATCGACGTGAGTCCATGGTACTTGCTCGACGGCACAAGTCTGGCGTTTCCGAGCAAGCAGAGCCTGACCACCGGTCCCACCGTCCCGGTGAAGATCGACGAAAAGCTCAAGGTCTACGACGTATCCGAACCTGCCAAGTGGGTCTGGACCGGAACGGCCGCAAACGGGACGCAGTCATCCGAGCGCTGCGGCGAGTGGGCGAATCAATCGACCATGCTCGGTCGGTACGGAACCTTGATGGCGACGGACGCCACTTGGGTCACGCTGAACACGCACTACTGCTCGGACATTGGCAGGCTCTACTGCTTCGAGCAGTGA
- a CDS encoding serine/threonine protein kinase, with the protein MIALSPRDDVLAGLEGQSFASELEPAVRYRLDRVLGAGGMSVAFFALRIAPDGESPVVMKIMRPAIVAGSQRAAALLVAKEAVALGRLNEQVPTTPFVVRLVDTGALPVSLGQSRADLPWIVVEYVHGGPDGTTLEQRVGTSLRVTGQAFDPERASLAIECLASGLSAIHDVGVIHRDLKPANVLCCGFGDSEIFKIADFGIARPTGMIATFGGVSIGTPGYAPPEQFGNDSAQVGPWSDVFSFGCVIYYFLTGEDYFAVQTPAEGVLAAREAGRRRLLEARALCSELRQRQSACEAIDAALAQASSYNFEHRPPSAKTLAQLVVPSLRPPSRARPTARKYSTFAGEDLTVAGGWRWTVRHTPGGDRVVRCVAWESGGRCLAATSHGLDFWNGTSWQLTKAAGLPDASSIRVVRRLPAGQWLVGGDRGYLSVLGPDGVKEELSSGDAEISFTDADGDLADLAVLVGSRESATPLLYSVCGRRWLRPAALSKAARVSAVCRTEDEAWLVAGRGPDGGFLARFEPLMWNVTLLKAPDCRAYLAAAARPDLGVAVAVGSQGRTLMLLPNGRIDATIPGEPDVSAVAIDPGGGVWAASAGRLWLQRAHHPQAWNSVWHDATWEGVPIVSVHADLGVVTAMTVDGGIIEGSLPNRVQ; encoded by the coding sequence ATGATTGCGCTCTCACCTCGCGACGACGTGCTGGCCGGTCTCGAAGGCCAGTCGTTTGCCTCGGAGCTCGAGCCCGCCGTTCGGTATCGGCTCGACCGGGTCCTCGGGGCCGGCGGAATGTCCGTGGCATTCTTCGCTCTCCGAATCGCGCCCGACGGCGAATCCCCCGTCGTCATGAAGATCATGCGCCCGGCGATCGTGGCTGGCTCGCAACGCGCGGCAGCACTGCTCGTCGCCAAGGAAGCGGTTGCGCTCGGTCGCTTGAACGAGCAGGTGCCGACGACTCCATTCGTCGTGCGGCTGGTCGATACGGGTGCGCTGCCGGTGTCGCTCGGGCAGTCGCGAGCCGACCTGCCCTGGATCGTGGTCGAGTACGTTCACGGCGGGCCAGACGGCACTACGCTGGAGCAGCGGGTCGGAACCAGCCTACGCGTCACCGGGCAAGCGTTCGATCCTGAACGCGCCAGTCTGGCCATCGAGTGCCTTGCGAGCGGCCTCTCCGCAATCCACGACGTCGGCGTGATTCATCGTGATCTCAAGCCGGCCAACGTCTTGTGTTGCGGCTTCGGGGACAGCGAGATCTTCAAGATCGCCGACTTTGGGATCGCACGACCGACCGGAATGATCGCCACGTTCGGCGGGGTGTCGATCGGCACTCCCGGCTACGCGCCTCCCGAGCAGTTCGGCAACGACTCCGCGCAGGTTGGTCCCTGGAGCGACGTATTCAGCTTCGGCTGCGTCATCTACTACTTCCTGACGGGCGAGGATTACTTCGCCGTCCAGACTCCCGCCGAGGGTGTCCTCGCCGCGCGGGAAGCGGGCCGGCGGCGCTTGTTGGAGGCGCGCGCTCTCTGCTCCGAGCTTCGCCAGCGCCAGTCCGCATGCGAAGCCATCGACGCCGCGCTGGCGCAAGCGTCTTCGTACAACTTCGAGCATCGCCCTCCGAGCGCGAAGACGCTCGCCCAGCTAGTGGTGCCATCGTTGCGGCCGCCGAGCAGGGCTCGTCCGACCGCACGCAAATACTCGACGTTCGCCGGCGAGGACTTGACCGTGGCTGGCGGATGGCGCTGGACCGTGCGTCACACACCGGGCGGCGATCGGGTCGTGCGTTGCGTCGCGTGGGAGAGCGGCGGCAGGTGCCTGGCGGCCACCAGCCACGGGCTCGACTTCTGGAACGGAACGTCGTGGCAGCTCACCAAGGCTGCCGGCCTTCCCGATGCTTCGAGCATCCGCGTCGTGCGTCGCCTGCCAGCCGGACAGTGGCTAGTCGGTGGCGACCGTGGCTACCTCTCGGTGCTTGGACCTGACGGCGTGAAGGAGGAGCTCTCCAGCGGCGATGCCGAGATCTCGTTCACGGATGCCGACGGCGACCTGGCCGACTTGGCTGTGCTAGTCGGGTCTCGGGAGTCCGCGACTCCACTTCTGTACTCGGTGTGCGGGCGCCGCTGGCTGCGACCCGCGGCACTCAGCAAAGCCGCCCGCGTCTCCGCGGTATGCCGCACGGAGGACGAAGCCTGGCTCGTGGCTGGGCGCGGCCCCGATGGTGGGTTCTTGGCGCGTTTCGAGCCGTTGATGTGGAACGTGACGCTTCTCAAGGCCCCAGACTGCCGAGCCTACCTGGCCGCCGCCGCCAGGCCCGACCTCGGAGTGGCCGTCGCCGTGGGCTCGCAGGGTCGGACTCTCATGTTGCTGCCGAACGGGCGGATCGACGCGACCATTCCCGGAGAGCCGGACGTGTCTGCGGTTGCGATCGACCCCGGAGGCGGCGTCTGGGCCGCGAGCGCCGGCAGGCTCTGGCTGCAACGCGCCCACCACCCGCAGGCGTGGAACTCTGTCTGGCACGACGCCACGTGGGAGGGCGTTCCAATCGTGAGCGTCCACGCCGACCTCGGGGTGGTCACGGCGATGACGGTCGATGGCGGGATCATAGAGGGAAGCCTGCCGAATCGGGTTCAATAG